One Bacteroidales bacterium genomic window, ATCAGTTCCTTTTGCATTTTATGAAGAGGATCATGATGTACCTTCAACCCCCGGCCCATATGGTATTGCTGGTTGGACCACCGACGATGCTTCTGTCCTGATTTATGACAAATATGATATCTGGCAGTTTGATCCAAAAGGTTTGAAAGGGCCTGTTAACCTAACAAACGGGCGTGCCGGAAAAGTCATTCACCGATACGTAAACCTTGATCCGGAGGCACTCTCCATAAACCCGGCTTCATCTGTAATAATAAAAACGGTGGAAGAAGAAAGCAGGAAACAAGGGTTTTCAAGTTTGATTATTAATCAGCCCGGCAGCTTAAAGTACCTCTCGGAAGCTGATGCAGAATACACAAATCCAATAAAGGCTAAGCTTGCAGATGAATTAATCTGGCAACGTTCTACCTATACACAATATCCAGATCTCTGGACCAGTAAACTCGATTTCTCAGAAGTTGAAAAGCTTTCAATAACCAATCCACAACAATCCTCTTTCTGGTGGGGGACGGTTGAAGCAGTTAGCTGGACCTCTCTCGAAGGAATTTCACTTAAAGGTTTGCTCTATAAACCTGAAAACTTCTCTGATACCGCTAAATATCCTATGATAGTGTATTTCTATGAGAAATATTCCGAGGCCATCCATTCACATTATGTGCCTAATCCTTCCAGATCAACTGTGAATTTCCCCTTTTACAACAGCAATGGGTACCTGGTGTTTATTCCGGATATTCATTATACCACAGGTCAGCCCGGTGAGGATGCCTATATCTGTATTATGAGTGGGGTGCTGGAAATGATGAAACGTCCTTATGTAGACACAGAGCACATGGGTATTCAGGGACAGAGTTGGGGTGGCTACCAGGTTGCTTACCTTGTTACAAGGACCGGCCTGTTTAAAGCGGCAATGTCAGGTGCTCCGGTAAGCAATATGACTTCAGCTTACGGGGGAATAAGGTGGGAAAGCGGATTAGTACGTCAGTTCCAATATGAACAGGGACAAAGCCGAATTGGCAACACCTTGTGGGAAAACAGGGAATTGTATCTGAAAAACTCCCCGGTATTCTTCGCCGATAAAGTCACGACACCCCTGTTGATTATGAGCAACGATAATGATGGGGCTGTCCCCTGGCAACAAGGAATTGAACTTTTTACCGCACTTCGACGACTGGGCAAACCATCTTGGTTACTGAATTATAATGGTGATGAACATAACCTCACTAAACGCCCGAACCGAATGGACCTGGCAATTCGAATGAATCAATTTTTCGATCATTATCTGAAGGACAAACCTATGCCTTTATGGATGAGTAAGGGTATTCCGGCAATTAAAAAAGGGAAGGAATTTGGTTATGAGCCTGAGGAATAAATGATGGCATTTATTTGACAAGAGCTAGAATCAGATCACTGTATGATTTATCAATTAATTCATACTTTCCTGTTTTGAATATCTCCAGGTAGCTGTTGCATTGTTGTTTAAGTTCTTCAATGCTATACTTATCTTCATTGTCGATGGCTTCAACTTCTATAAAAAATCCAAGTTCCCTTATGTGGTCAAGGTGGAATTTTACATTTTCGATGAAATAGATTTTCCTTGTTTTGTCAACTATGGTAAATATACCCAATTGAGCTGTCAGGATTTCTTTCAGTGCGACGTTAGGTTCATATTTGAATAAAATGACCTTGGATAATTTAGCATCAGCAATATTCTCCCTCTCATAGCTTATCAATGCATTCTCAATATTTCCCTCCCGAAGCTTCAACCTTCCTTTTGGGACATTAAAATATGTATCGATCTGATGGTCAACTCCTTTAAAATCTGCATGTAATTCCCTGAGAATTTGTTCGAATGGTTCCAGGCTTTCAACTTTTGCCTTGAACTCAAAGTTTTTTATGTTCATTTTTTTAAGTCTGAGTGGCCGGAAACTGATCCCCTAGAAAAGCTGCAATCCGAAATTGAGCAGTAACCGGTAGAAGAACAAGAGAGCAATCACGATGATGACAATACTCCAGCGGAAGTAGTTGGCCTGAACCTTACCTGTATTGGCTATATTATCATTCCTTATTGAATTGTATGTCAAAATTGAAGGAAACAATAATAAGGCAGGTGTGATAGTCTTTAAAGTAAGTGGTAAATAATATACCGGACGCGATAATGCCAGGAAAACCCCTGCCCCAATTAGCCATGGAATGAATACATTGCTAAGGATATAAGCGAATCTGTATTTCGATGTAATGAAAACCGGATAGCTGGATGACAGAAGGAAAAGCGGTGTGATAAGTCGGCCAATTAATAGTGAAATGGTGATGGAAAGCACAGCAAATACAATTTCTTCCACATCAAACATTGAACTCATAAATAACCATTCAGAAGCATAAATGAACTCTGTACGGGTAACAAATCCTACAAGGTAAGCTCCAAAGAAAAAGTTGATCCCATTCACAAAACCCCATAGATAAAATAGCCTCAATTTCTTGTTGAGCAGGCTTTTGCTGAAATAAAGTTTCAGCATGATGAAGCCAGTTACCAGGCTGATCACGGGTCCGGAAGCGAAAATTCCGATCAGGGCAGTCCTGGTATAAAGCTGGGATCCTGCAAACAAAGGAAATTTAACCCTGTAATAATACCAGACTGTTGGAATATCAAACCCCTTGGCAACCAGCATAGTTGTAAACTGGTTGATAATATAAATCAATAAAAAAGAGAGAATAAAATAGGTTGTCGACTGTATCAGGCTAATTGAATATTTGTTTCTTAACTCACTTGTCTGGAAAATATCCTTAAAAGATTGGACAATGATCTTTATTCTATTCCTTTGAGCGTATTTCCTTTCTTCTCTCATCTGCTCCATCAGCAAATGATGATCCTTATTTTTCTCATTCGTAAAAAGCGTTTTCAAAGGGTTTTTCTTGAACCGTTCCAACCATCTCTTTCTTTCTAAACGCTTATTTTGCCTGTACTCTTGTTTTAATTCCCTTTTCAACTCTTGCTCAGGGTTAAGTTTAAAGCTTTGAAAAGGATGCGACAGGAAGTTCTTTCTGCGCAGTTTTTTCTCCTGCCGGGCTTCTTCCTTCATCTTCTTGCGCATGGCTTTGTTATACATTCTCATACGCCTCTTATCAGCATTTAGCTTCTGGCGATACTCCAATTGATAACGTGACCTTTTGAACATTCGGAATTATATTTCTGTTGTTACAAGTATATACTTCAGGAAACAAGAGGCCCTTTGCAGCCTAAATTGGATCAAACAGACGGCTGAATGACTAATTAAATAAAGAAGACTTCAACCAGAGTATCCACTCCCAAACATACATCTTTTTTGTTAAGGTTGGTACTCAATTACCCAAATCAAACGGCTAAGTCGAATGAAAATGATTCAGATTCAGTATAAATTGATTAACTTTACATTGTCCTGGATCTGTAAGGCAGATTCTTGCTGCAAAGTTATTCCAGTTATACCTTTGCAATCTCATTTCACTTTCTGTTATCGGGCGGGAAATCCTGAAAACGCCTGCATATTTCTGCCAAGTACTCAGTATTCCCTTTGCGATACACGATTATGAATCACTCTGGTAATTTTTTTAATTATATCGGTTCAATTTTATCCTTTAACAGGATACGATCGTATATCTCTTTCCTGCATGGGAAGTCTCACAAACGATCGAAAAATCATTCAGAAGCAATCAGGGATTTTACCCGGGCCTTAAGAATTGACCCCCGGAATCCTAAAGCCTATTATGAGCGCGGACTGGCAAAAATTGCTATGAACGAATATCCGGGTGCTGTGGAGGACCTCACAAAAGCTATACGCTATAACCCCCGATTCTATGAGGCCTATTATTCCAGGGGAAATGCATATTTCCAGTTAGGTGAATACCCGCTGGCTATTAAAGACCTTCAGAAGGTACTCCAGTTGAAACCCTCTTTTACTGATGCCTTATCAATGAGTGGAAATACCCGTTTCTATATGAATGACCTTGTTGGGGCTATGCAAGACTTTTCACATGCTCTCAAAAAGGACCCGCATGACCCGGTTTTATATTACAACAGAGGCAATACGCGGTTGAAAATGGATGATGCCCGTGGAGCTATGCTGGATTTTAATGCTGCAATCCAGCTTGATCCTAATTATGCGGATGCTTACATTGCACGTGGTAATGCCAAAATGGCCCTCGGCAGTGAAACCGGGGCATCTCTTGATTGGGCCAAAGCTGAAAAAATCAGATTAAACAGTCCTCCTGTATCACAAAGAATAAGCCCGGTTACCGGTTAAGCCCCTACTATTCTTTTACAACAGATGCCTGGAATCCATAGAGCATTGAAATCTCTTCTGCCCAAATTGTTTCATCCGGGGTCTCCAGAATGATGGGAAGATCATCAAACCGAGGATCATTCATGATTCTCTGAAATACTTCAATCCCCATCAAACCTTTTCCAATACTATCATGCCTGTCGACTCTGCTTGCCAGAGCTTTCATAGAGTCATTCAGGTGTATTCCCTTGAGAAAATCAAACCCTACAATAGCATCAAATTGCTGAAAAGTGGTTTCATATCCTGCCGGATCTACAATATTATACCCGGCAGTATAAGTATGGCATGTATCAATACAGACTCCAACCCGGCTCTTGTCTTCAACCCGGTCAATAATATATTTCAGATGTTCAAATTTATATCCCAGGTTAGTTCCTTGTCCGGCTGTATTCTCAATGACTGCTATAACACCCTTGGTTTTTGACAAGGTAATATTTATAGATTCAGCTATTATCGCAAGGCTCTCTTCCTCAGAAATCTGGTTCAAGTGACTCCCAGGGTGGAAATTAAGGCGGTCCAGACCTAATAATTCACATCTCTGCATCTCATCAAGGAATGCTGCCCTGGATTTTTCCAGGTTAAGAGGGTCTGGATGTCCCAGGTTAATGAGATAGCTATCATGAGGTAGAATCTGCGAAGGAACATAACCCAATTTTTCACAATTCTCCCTGAACTTAATAATATTGGTCTTAGTGAGCGGTGCCGATTGCCATTGCCGCTGATTCTTTGTGAATAAGGCAAAAGCCTTTGCTCCAATTTCATGGGCATTGATAGGGGCATTTTCAACACCTCCGCCAGCACTTACATGAGCTCCGATATATTTCATCTCCTGTTATTTTTTTGAATCCAGTCTTTAAAACAATCAATCCCAGGCATTGTTGGCTTATCAGGCCATTAATTTGATCAGTTTTGAATAATCACCTGCACTAAATTTATATAAGCTCCCTTCAGCCTTATTCCTGGTCCAGTATTGAATGATTTCCTCAAATTTATCAGCTCCGATTCCTACTTCAGAAAGCCTTACCGGTGAACCGATTTGCCTGAAAAATGATTCAAGCTTTTCAATGGTTTCTGTAATATCAGTAACCCCAAATAAATTCACCCCTAATTTCCCGATTCTTTCACCTGCCTGTTCATTGAAATGTCTCATCCAGGCTGGGTAGATAATAGAAAGAGAAGCCCCATGAGGTACATCATGCAATAAAGAAAGCATGTGACCCAGGGCATGTACGCCCCAATCACCGCCTGATTTACCATTGGCCGTGAGAAGGTTTAGTGCCATAGTGGCATCATACATAATGGCTGCCCGTTCTTCATAACCACCCAGGTTATTAATCAATTTGGGACCCCAATCCATCGCATCATTTATTATGGAAAAGATAAACCGGTCAGTAAGAGAGCATTCCCCTTGACCGAAATAGTTCTCAAGACAATGAGCGATGAGATCTGCAATACCATAAGCCGTATAATTCTGCGGAACAGAATAGGTAAGTTCAGGATCAAGAAATGAGTGCCTGGGAAAAATTAGGTCTGATCGGTAACCATCTTTCCTTCCTGTTTTTTCGTTCTGTAAAACAGCAAAAGGATTCATCTCCGTCCCTGTTGCTGCAAGGGTAAGAACGGCTACCAAAGGGACTGATTTCTGTGGTTTTGCCCTATAGGTATAGAAATTCCATGCAGTATGATTAACAGGAATCGTTATGGAAATAATCTTGGCTGAGTCTATAACACTCCCTCCTCCAATAGCCAGGATCACATCCACCTCTTTTTCCCTTCCCAGGCTGGCTGCTGCATCCACATCTTCCACCAATGGATTGGATTTAATTCCTGAATACTCTGTGATTTCAAGACCTGCAGTTTCAAGAAGTGCAATCACTTTGTCATAGACTCCATTTTTACGAATCGATCCTTTGCCATATACCAGTAAGACCTTTTTCCCATAAGGAAGTAAGGTTGAAGGTAATTTGTCAAGGACTCCCCGACCAAAATGCAAAACAGTAGGATTATAATAAGTGAAGTTTTCCATCTATATGTTTTTTACAAAAGTATTAACAAGGAGTACATGAACCACTTAAACAAGGGAATGTTAGTAAATATAACCTAATTATAAAGTTTGATTTCAAACTGCTCTTTTTGTGGCATTTAGAACCAAAAAAACATCTGGGATGAAGATTCCTCCTTAGAACTGATACATGGAATTCAACAGAAAGGCTGCTATATTTGCAGCTCTATGAAGAAGCAGAAAAACAAATTCTACGTGGTCTGGTCAGGCAAACAGCCGGGTATCTGCAATTCCTGGGAAGACTGCCGGAAAAGGGTAGAAGGCTATGAAGGTGCCCGATTCAAAGGATTTCTCACGCTTGAAGAAGCTAAAAGAGCTTTTGGCGACAATCCGTTCAATTATATTGGAAAGAAGAAGGAAACCCCTGTTAACACAGAATTGATCAGGAAAACAGGGATGCCGGTTATGGATAGTATTTCTGTGGATGCTGCCTGCAGTGGTAACCCTGGAGTACTGGAATACAGGGGTGTATATACCCGGACCGGGGAAGAAATTTTCCGTCGGGGCCCCTATCCTGAAGGAACCACCAACATTGGGGAATTCCTGGCCATTGTTACTGGTCTGGCCTGGCTGCAACAAAAAGGTTGGAATGTTCCGCTATATAGTGATTCCAGAAATGGCTTAAGCTGGACAATGCAAAAGCGTGTCAATACCAAATTGGAACGGACTTCAAAGAATGATGAATTATTCCAGGTTATTGAAAAAGCTTTGAATTGGCTCCATAACAATAGCTACGATACAAAACTTCTCAAATGGGAAACAGCCGCCTGGGGAGAAATTCCCGCAGATTTTGGCAGGAAATAGTCCATTCAAAACACCCGGTGAAGGCTTTTAAACTTTACCACTGTGGGAAAATATTAATGGTACCAGCCCATATCAAGCCCTATGCGCAATAGAAAATGGATACCATCTAAAATCCCGAATCTTACTATCAGAACAAAAAGAATGGCTATAAGTGACCATTTAACAGCCGATGTACGGTGGAAGCGTGGATAGGTTTTTCTATTCTGCTGATGATGAGGCTTGGTTTTTGAATTGAATAGTGGTGGAACAACAGCAAACAGGTAAGAGCCGAGGATAATCAGGTCATAATCAAAAATGTTATCATGCTGAGGTACAACATATGTCACTTTAAGCATTACCATAATGCTACCACCTATTAACCAGGGTAGAATGAGCCGGCTAAAGACAAATTGAAACCTGTTGTTTTTCCATGAATCGGAACCTGAAGACTCTGGCAGGAACCTAACAATATTCCAGCTCAACCAAATGATAAAACTCAGGAAAATCATTGAAAAGAATATCCTGAATGCAATACTCATATATAGCCAGTTTACGACAAAACCAAATCCCTGCCGTGTGATTGCTCCTGCAACAAATGCACCAAAAAACATCATCATGGAGCCTAGGGTAAGCCATACAAAAAAGAGTCGCCATGTTGCCCCTATTTTAAACCTCCGCAATATAACATGCCGGTAAACAGCCCACATGATCAGGGAAAACAAGGGTCCTGCCAGGGTAATAAAAATAATACTGGATTGTGTCCACTTTGGTGAGGTATTTCCAATCGGAAACATCACTTCATAGTAATAGAGAACAGAATCAATCTCATTGAATGAAGCAACTACCATGACAGCAAACTGGTAGACCAGCCAAACCAGTTGATAAGCGATCATGAACGCAGCTGTTGATATAATGACAGGTCGGATATGTGCCCCGAAATTAAGTTTGGGTTTTTCAGTGTCAATAAGATCTGCAACACCTGGCAGAATGACAGGATTCTCCTTTTTTCTTCTGAAGAACCTGGTAAACCTATGAAATGAACTGGGTTTACTTCTTCTTTTCTGATGAATTCTGCTATGCTCCCTTTCAGTATTTGGGATTTGCAGGGGAGCCTCCTGTTTGAGGGAGAAAGACTCAGCCTCACTATTGAGCCGCTCTTTTGCCCTCTTCAATTCCTCAAAAGAAAGTACTTCATACTTTTCTTTCGATTGCGATTTCCTCCTCCTTTTAAACCTGCTAAAAGAAAATTGATCTAATAATCTTCGGAAAGTACTTTTGGCAGGTTTTCTCCTTCTGACATGAACCGGAATTGGAGGGCGTTGCTGGTAATTTGCAGAATCAAAAAATTTTGTATTGTCAGCTGAGGTGTCAAAAGTACCCTGTGAAATCGCAGCCGCCTGAGCTTCCCTAACCTCTTTCAGAGTCAGAAATTTAGTGTCCGGAGATGCCTCTTCAACAGGCTTCCCCCGGAACTTTTTGGGCCGATATAAAAATGGAAATATCTTTTTTAAATAATACTTGACATTCCTTTTATGACGATGATGCTTTGGCATACCAACTTTATAATCAATTAAACACAAAACTACCCTTTTTCATCTATTTCTCTATGTTATGTAATAGATTTTTATAATCATACCCGGTAATTATTATTAATAAACAAACCCTTATATAGGTTATACTATAGTAATTAATATTTATTCGGATCAGGAATATTAAATAGTTATCACCATATATAATTGGGGATGTTATTTAAACTGACGAGCACGAATTAGCCTTTGAAGAACAGCAAAGCTTAATCTAATTTGAAATTGTTTATGGCTCTGGGCTTTTTTAATAGAGTCCATCAGATCCTCCCCGACACCATAAATTAAGATTCCATTTTATTCAATTTTTTAATGCAATAAACTTGGCGTATCAGTACTTCTTTACGAATTTGCATCATTTAACAAATAAATAACCCACAATGTTGTTTCCCTGATAGGATTGGTGTACTTTTGCAGATTGAATATAAGATCAATAAAGGTAAGGAATTTTTTACTGGAGATCTTATATCAAACCAAAACCCCACCTAATAACCTGTTTGAAATGAAAAGGATATCAAGGCTATCTTTCATAGCTTTACTTTTGGTATGTGCATTATTTGTTTTTAATATCGATACTGCTACCGGGCAAGTCCCACCACCACCACCTAACGGAGGACCTAATAGTGGTCATGGATTAGGAGGCAATCAGCCTGCAAGTCAAAATGCACCCCTGGGTGGAGGTTTAGGCATCTTAATGATACTAGGCTCTTTTTATCTTGGCAAAAAAGTATACGCTTCAAAGAACAACAACGAACAACTGTAGTCCGTAAGCGGATTCGTCAATTT contains:
- a CDS encoding iron-containing alcohol dehydrogenase, with protein sequence MENFTYYNPTVLHFGRGVLDKLPSTLLPYGKKVLLVYGKGSIRKNGVYDKVIALLETAGLEITEYSGIKSNPLVEDVDAAASLGREKEVDVILAIGGGSVIDSAKIISITIPVNHTAWNFYTYRAKPQKSVPLVAVLTLAATGTEMNPFAVLQNEKTGRKDGYRSDLIFPRHSFLDPELTYSVPQNYTAYGIADLIAHCLENYFGQGECSLTDRFIFSIINDAMDWGPKLINNLGGYEERAAIMYDATMALNLLTANGKSGGDWGVHALGHMLSLLHDVPHGASLSIIYPAWMRHFNEQAGERIGKLGVNLFGVTDITETIEKLESFFRQIGSPVRLSEVGIGADKFEEIIQYWTRNKAEGSLYKFSAGDYSKLIKLMA
- a CDS encoding class IV adenylate cyclase; translated protein: MNIKNFEFKAKVESLEPFEQILRELHADFKGVDHQIDTYFNVPKGRLKLREGNIENALISYERENIADAKLSKVILFKYEPNVALKEILTAQLGIFTIVDKTRKIYFIENVKFHLDHIRELGFFIEVEAIDNEDKYSIEELKQQCNSYLEIFKTGKYELIDKSYSDLILALVK
- the nfo gene encoding deoxyribonuclease IV, which gives rise to MKYIGAHVSAGGGVENAPINAHEIGAKAFALFTKNQRQWQSAPLTKTNIIKFRENCEKLGYVPSQILPHDSYLINLGHPDPLNLEKSRAAFLDEMQRCELLGLDRLNFHPGSHLNQISEEESLAIIAESINITLSKTKGVIAVIENTAGQGTNLGYKFEHLKYIIDRVEDKSRVGVCIDTCHTYTAGYNIVDPAGYETTFQQFDAIVGFDFLKGIHLNDSMKALASRVDRHDSIGKGLMGIEVFQRIMNDPRFDDLPIILETPDETIWAEEISMLYGFQASVVKE
- a CDS encoding tetratricopeptide repeat protein, yielding MRYTIMNHSGNFFNYIGSILSFNRIRSYISFLHGKSHKRSKNHSEAIRDFTRALRIDPRNPKAYYERGLAKIAMNEYPGAVEDLTKAIRYNPRFYEAYYSRGNAYFQLGEYPLAIKDLQKVLQLKPSFTDALSMSGNTRFYMNDLVGAMQDFSHALKKDPHDPVLYYNRGNTRLKMDDARGAMLDFNAAIQLDPNYADAYIARGNAKMALGSETGASLDWAKAEKIRLNSPPVSQRISPVTG
- a CDS encoding ribonuclease H family protein codes for the protein MKKQKNKFYVVWSGKQPGICNSWEDCRKRVEGYEGARFKGFLTLEEAKRAFGDNPFNYIGKKKETPVNTELIRKTGMPVMDSISVDAACSGNPGVLEYRGVYTRTGEEIFRRGPYPEGTTNIGEFLAIVTGLAWLQQKGWNVPLYSDSRNGLSWTMQKRVNTKLERTSKNDELFQVIEKALNWLHNNSYDTKLLKWETAAWGEIPADFGRK